The Vicia villosa cultivar HV-30 ecotype Madison, WI unplaced genomic scaffold, Vvil1.0 ctg.000207F_1_1_1, whole genome shotgun sequence genome includes a window with the following:
- the LOC131625357 gene encoding uncharacterized protein LOC131625357 codes for MQQMQQQNQMMMQMMQGMQGQQPPAPVPVPQAPAGPDFRAFFRMDPPEFAGGLDPVIAHDWLASMERIFQAIQCNEEEKVIFATQKMKGPALRWWNTASTYFTTQEIPKDWHHFKAAFLEKYFPNSVRTQREREFQNFKQGNLSVSEYAEKFEDMADYSRQAVYAPDELWKIDQFLMGLRADIAHSVSQREFTTYAECLRQCYVAENSLKRVQEERNQNRTNYREQGKSAQHLKPRGFPPKKKQGYGDQSAQPPYCHKCKKKHAGECEPTPITCF; via the coding sequence atgcaacagatgcaacagcagaatcagatgatgatgcagatgatgcAGGGTATGCAAGGACAACAACCTCCTGCTCCGGTTCCTGTTCCCCAAGCTCCAGCAGGGCCAGATTTTCGTGCTTTCTTCAGAATGGATCCCCCAGAGTTTGCAGGTGGCTTAGACCCAGTAATAGCTCATGACTGGTTGGCTAGTATGGAGAGGATATTCCAGGCAATCCAGTGTAACgaagaagagaaggtgatctttgctACCCAGAAGATGAAAGGAccagctcttaggtggtggaataCTGCATCTACCTATTTCACTACTCAGGAGATCCCTAAAGACTGGCATCATTTCAAGGCGGCATTTCTGGAGAAGTATTTCCCTAATAGTGTTCGAACccaaagagaaagagaattcCAGAATTTCAAGCAAGGCAACTTGTCTGTTTCCGAGTATGCTGAAAAGTTTGAAGATATGGCTGATTACTCACGACAGGCTGTTTATGCTCCTGATGAGTTATGGAAGATTGATCAATTCTtgatgggtttgagggccgacattgctcatagtgtgtcccagagggagtttACTACTTATGCTGAATGTTTGAGGCAATGTTATGTGGCGGAGAACAGCCTAAAGAGGGTGCAAGAGGAGAGGAACCAGAACAGGACTAACTACAGGGAACAAGGGAAATCTGCTCAACACCTGAAGCCCCGTGGTTttccaccaaagaagaagcaaggatATGGCGACCAATCGGCCCAACCTCCTTATTGTCACAAGTGCAAGAAGAAACATGCTGGGGAGTGTGAACCTACTCCAATTACTTGTTTCTGA